From a single Rutidosis leptorrhynchoides isolate AG116_Rl617_1_P2 chromosome 5, CSIRO_AGI_Rlap_v1, whole genome shotgun sequence genomic region:
- the LOC139847265 gene encoding SNARE-interacting protein KEULE-like isoform X1: MLMQDGRHHRWSIIGGRHKQEKTTTSYYGCGLLHSAYKRKKLIKNELPKNDYPCMNDPAPTFHGRSQCESARMADPPSAAPAHSMRSRRAATWARPRDSEDGYSSVSVLRHASSDFKKMGRRVFVFIVGGATRSELRVTS; encoded by the exons ATGCTCATGCAAGATGGCAGACATCACAGATGGAGTATCAT TGGTGGAAGACATAAACAAGAGAAGACAACCACTTCCTACTATGGATGCGGTCTACTACATTCAGCCTACAAGAGAAAA aaacttataaaaaatgaaCTACCCAAGAATGATTACCCATGTATGAATGATCCAGCTCCCACTTTTCATGGGAGATCACAGTGTGAGTCAGCAAGAATGGCTGATCCTCCATCTGCTGCACCTGCTCATTCAATGAGATCAAGACGAGCAGCTACATGGGCCAGACCCCGAGATTCTGAAGATGGTTACTCTAG TGTTTCTGTTCTAAGACATGCATCCAGTGATTTTAAGAAGATGGGTCGGCGTGTTTTTGTTTTCATTGTTGGCGGAGCAACTAGATCAGAG TTGCGTGTTACAAGTTAA
- the LOC139847265 gene encoding SNARE-interacting protein KEULE-like isoform X2, whose product MNNHILKMFEFSGGRHKQEKTTTSYYGCGLLHSAYKRKKLIKNELPKNDYPCMNDPAPTFHGRSQCESARMADPPSAAPAHSMRSRRAATWARPRDSEDGYSSVSVLRHASSDFKKMGRRVFVFIVGGATRSELRVTS is encoded by the exons TTCAG TGGTGGAAGACATAAACAAGAGAAGACAACCACTTCCTACTATGGATGCGGTCTACTACATTCAGCCTACAAGAGAAAA aaacttataaaaaatgaaCTACCCAAGAATGATTACCCATGTATGAATGATCCAGCTCCCACTTTTCATGGGAGATCACAGTGTGAGTCAGCAAGAATGGCTGATCCTCCATCTGCTGCACCTGCTCATTCAATGAGATCAAGACGAGCAGCTACATGGGCCAGACCCCGAGATTCTGAAGATGGTTACTCTAG TGTTTCTGTTCTAAGACATGCATCCAGTGATTTTAAGAAGATGGGTCGGCGTGTTTTTGTTTTCATTGTTGGCGGAGCAACTAGATCAGAG TTGCGTGTTACAAGTTAA